One segment of Spiroplasma kunkelii CR2-3x DNA contains the following:
- a CDS encoding amidase family protein produces the protein MAAYSIKELHHLLVAKKITPSQIVKNAFTNLDKYQVLNATVTELKTEATALAAKLDHLVVPKNNYLFALPYFAKDNFATKGIKTTASSKILENFIPNYESTVTNILKENNSILLGKAALDELGMGGHGLYALTGDVLNPWDLSRITGGSSSGSAALVVAGVVPFALGTDTGDSVRKPAGYCGVVGFKPTYGLISRYGVFPYAPSLDTVGYFTRTVEDSAIVFDYLAQEDHKDATSLKSKEQGYFKNLSSEKIKKQKFAYLKNAHMILPNEIRIHFDHLYDELTARGISVTAIDFPEDLLKALMPVYMVISFAEAVSSHSMLDGINYGTRVDGDTYQEVMMNSRTNGFGHVVKRRYVIGSYTLTKNNQTLLFLKAKQVRRLIVNALTTVFSKYDFLLLPAASAIAPKITTIKDQILTEAELENYVDDLLVLGNLMGNPSLTVPLAFVDKMPIGINVNAAPFADQKVFNASLLIEEIVGIKNKVVPERGKNHD, from the coding sequence ATGGCAGCTTATTCAATCAAAGAATTACATCATCTTTTAGTTGCTAAAAAAATTACTCCATCGCAAATAGTTAAGAATGCTTTTACTAATTTAGACAAATATCAGGTTTTAAATGCAACAGTCACAGAATTAAAAACAGAAGCCACAGCTTTGGCAGCTAAATTAGACCACCTTGTTGTTCCTAAAAATAATTATTTATTTGCCTTACCATATTTTGCAAAAGATAATTTTGCAACAAAAGGAATTAAGACAACGGCGAGTTCAAAAATTTTAGAAAATTTTATTCCAAATTATGAATCAACAGTAACTAATATTTTGAAAGAAAACAATAGTATTTTATTAGGAAAAGCAGCTTTGGATGAGTTAGGAATGGGTGGGCATGGTTTATATGCATTAACAGGGGATGTTTTAAACCCTTGAGATTTAAGTCGGATTACTGGTGGTTCATCATCTGGCTCAGCAGCTTTAGTTGTAGCTGGTGTTGTTCCATTTGCATTAGGAACAGATACAGGTGATTCAGTACGAAAACCAGCAGGTTATTGTGGTGTTGTTGGTTTTAAACCAACTTATGGTTTAATTTCACGGTATGGTGTTTTTCCTTATGCGCCATCATTAGATACGGTTGGATATTTTACTAGAACTGTTGAAGACAGTGCAATTGTTTTTGATTATTTAGCACAAGAAGATCACAAGGATGCAACCTCATTAAAGAGTAAGGAACAAGGTTATTTTAAAAATTTATCATCAGAAAAAATCAAAAAACAAAAATTTGCTTATTTAAAAAATGCGCATATGATTCTTCCAAATGAAATTAGAATTCATTTTGATCATTTATATGATGAATTAACAGCCCGCGGGATTAGTGTTACAGCAATTGATTTTCCAGAAGATTTACTAAAAGCATTAATGCCAGTTTATATGGTGATTTCTTTTGCCGAAGCAGTAAGTAGTCATTCAATGTTGGATGGAATTAATTATGGAACACGAGTTGATGGGGACACTTATCAAGAAGTAATGATGAATTCACGAACTAATGGTTTTGGTCATGTTGTTAAACGTCGTTATGTTATTGGTTCATACACTTTAACAAAAAATAACCAAACATTATTATTTTTAAAAGCAAAACAAGTACGACGCTTAATTGTCAATGCTTTAACTACTGTTTTTTCAAAATATGACTTTTTATTATTACCAGCTGCATCAGCGATTGCTCCAAAAATTACTACTATTAAAGATCAAATTTTAACAGAGGCAGAACTAGAAAATTATGTTGATGATTTATTAGTATTAGGTAATTTAATGGGTAATCCATCATTAACTGTTCCGCTTGCTTTTGTTGATAAAATGCCAATTGGAATAAATGTTAATGCTGCTCCTTTTGCTGACCAAAAGGTCTTTAATGCTAGTTTATTAATTGAAGAGATTGTTGGAATTAAAAATAAAGTGGTACCAGAAAGGGGGAAAAATCATGATTAA
- a CDS encoding potassium channel family protein, with translation MARRKSFAIIGLNNFGRSIIETLIARKQHIMVFDINQTKVNNIIASYEQVDGVALDATVKTNLIEQGLDEYDTVIITIASNIEASILTIIGLQDLGITNIIAKVKDIRHARILKALGINNIIQPDTMAGSITATKAMFDIEIEMQTVDENYASLIIQVTDPNIEGQTLSELRFINNKDYNIVYVKRKGRVILPGDVETIKLDDELLFIAKISAINDLTIKLQKIDQEYEKDGK, from the coding sequence ATGGCAAGAAGAAAAAGTTTTGCAATTATTGGACTAAATAATTTTGGACGTTCAATAATTGAAACACTAATTGCGCGAAAACAACACATTATGGTCTTTGATATTAACCAAACTAAGGTTAATAATATTATTGCTAGTTATGAACAAGTTGATGGCGTAGCATTAGACGCAACAGTTAAAACAAATCTAATTGAGCAAGGACTAGACGAATATGATACTGTCATTATCACAATCGCAAGTAATATTGAAGCTAGTATTTTAACAATTATTGGATTACAAGACCTTGGAATTACTAATATTATTGCGAAAGTAAAAGATATACGTCATGCACGAATTCTAAAAGCATTAGGAATTAATAATATTATCCAACCAGATACAATGGCTGGAAGTATTACGGCAACTAAAGCAATGTTTGATATTGAAATTGAAATGCAAACTGTTGATGAAAATTATGCATCATTAATTATTCAGGTGACTGATCCAAATATTGAAGGACAAACATTATCAGAATTACGTTTTATTAATAATAAAGATTATAATATTGTTTATGTTAAACGTAAAGGCCGTGTTATTTTACCCGGAGATGTTGAAACAATTAAATTAGATGATGAATTATTATTTATTGCTAAAATTAGTGCAATTAATGATTTAACAATTAAATTACAAAAAATTGATCAAGAATATGAAAAAGATGGTAAGTAA
- a CDS encoding TrkH family potassium uptake protein, protein MVFFQLYFKNIFKRKNDNKQQRNNDPTAPLTRRRYWLPFSKISGRLFLVYILIVFLGGLLLSIPGFVHGGERMILDGKGKILNHSVTFVWNYLIGLFTAASAFSDNGITISNPAADYTFWGQLVILILIQTGGFGIATFKIMIFVWLGRRISIKDKMLVQGERGSSNFGHTMDLIKNSFIFLIILECFGAILLFCNFYFSPLSVEGKFMIDNVTYHNFWRSLWSGVFHSISSINNAGFDIIGNSSLMPYNTNYFIQFVFLFQFIIGGLGFPTFYDLKRKFVAWQRKEHVKFTLFTKINLITYIGLSIIGVFSVWLIEFTNINTIHPETAQHMESILRNSKSNWNGFMNIFFNTMSTRNAGYSTVEMSNFLPGSRIVMSIMMFIGSAPSSTAGGIRTTTLAVIIITIWSIIRNNNSVNAFKRKIPNETVKRALGVTVISGGLIAIAIICISAENPHLNVLNTFFTICSAFGTTGLSTLNFTELYNIGILSTLIFILLMFIGQLGVSSTLLVSIRGSAEKEYSYVEENILIG, encoded by the coding sequence ATGGTTTTTTTTCAATTATATTTCAAAAATATTTTTAAAAGAAAAAATGATAATAAACAACAACGTAATAATGACCCAACTGCACCATTAACACGGCGTCGTTATTGGTTACCATTCTCAAAAATATCGGGAAGATTATTTTTAGTTTATATTTTAATTGTTTTTTTAGGCGGACTACTGTTATCAATTCCAGGTTTTGTTCATGGCGGAGAACGGATGATTCTTGATGGAAAAGGTAAAATTTTAAACCATTCAGTTACTTTTGTGTGAAATTATTTAATTGGTTTATTTACTGCTGCTAGTGCTTTTTCTGATAATGGAATTACAATTAGTAATCCTGCAGCGGATTATACTTTTTGGGGACAATTGGTAATTTTAATTTTAATTCAAACAGGTGGTTTTGGAATTGCTACTTTTAAAATTATGATTTTTGTATGATTAGGGCGTCGAATTTCAATTAAAGATAAAATGCTAGTGCAAGGTGAACGAGGAAGTAGTAACTTTGGACATACAATGGATTTAATTAAAAATAGTTTTATTTTTTTAATTATTTTGGAATGTTTTGGGGCAATTTTATTATTTTGTAATTTTTATTTTTCACCATTATCAGTAGAAGGAAAATTCATGATTGATAATGTTACTTATCATAATTTTTGACGAAGTTTATGAAGCGGTGTTTTCCACTCAATTTCATCAATTAATAATGCTGGGTTTGATATTATTGGTAATTCATCATTAATGCCTTATAATACTAATTATTTTATTCAATTTGTGTTTTTATTCCAATTTATTATTGGTGGTTTAGGTTTTCCAACTTTTTACGATTTAAAACGAAAATTTGTAGCATGACAACGAAAAGAACATGTTAAATTTACCTTATTTACTAAAATTAATTTAATTACTTATATTGGTTTATCAATTATTGGTGTTTTTAGTGTTTGATTAATTGAATTTACGAATATTAATACAATCCATCCTGAAACTGCTCAGCATATGGAAAGTATTTTACGAAATTCAAAATCAAATTGAAATGGTTTTATGAATATTTTCTTTAATACAATGTCAACCAGAAATGCAGGTTATTCAACAGTTGAAATGAGTAACTTTTTACCAGGATCACGAATAGTGATGTCAATTATGATGTTTATTGGATCAGCGCCTTCTTCTACCGCAGGGGGGATTCGAACAACAACTTTAGCTGTTATTATCATTACAATTTGGTCTATTATTCGGAATAATAATAGTGTTAATGCTTTTAAACGGAAAATTCCAAATGAAACAGTAAAACGAGCGTTAGGAGTTACTGTTATTTCAGGAGGTTTAATTGCAATTGCCATTATCTGTATTAGTGCTGAAAATCCTCATCTTAATGTTTTAAATACTTTTTTTACAATTTGTAGTGCATTTGGAACAACAGGATTAAGTACTTTAAATTTTACCGAACTATATAACATTGGTATTTTAAGTACTTTAATATTTATTCTATTAATGTTTATTGGGCAATTAGGAGTTTCTTCAACGTTATTAGTTTCAATTCGTGGAAGTGCTGAAAAAGAATACAGTTATGTTGAAGAAAATATTTTAATTGGATAG
- the gatB gene encoding Asp-tRNA(Asn)/Glu-tRNA(Gln) amidotransferase subunit GatB — MINFEVVIGIENHVELKTKTKMFSSGAVSYGAKPNSMVNPMDVGYPGVMPTVNKKGVELALIACQALNLTIDPVIQFDRKNYYYPDLAKGFQITQQYYPIGQNGYLTIIDENNKPFKVEIERLHIEEDTAKQLHEEDQTLLDYNRAGIGLIEIVTRPVLRSAFQVRQYLEALREILVYTKVSNAKMNEGSLRCDVNISLRPIGVKTFGYKVELKNLNSIANVEKAIEYEITRQSELLLMGKRIEQETRRFDEKTKTTVLMRHKTDAIDYKYFSEPNIFPIKLDPNWMTKVLKNMPELPAVKRKRYLLKLNLKPADIEIILQDYALMNFFEATIKLSPHYEMIAHYLIGDISAYLNQKGLTISETSLTPQNLVEMIMLINKNIISNKQAKIVLQRILNEDCAPTKIIAELGLKQIIDPVEIKTIIEPVFNANIAMLEQYEQRPERVIKFFMGELMKLTKGQVAPEIGQQVVIELITVKQGK; from the coding sequence ATGATTAATTTTGAGGTAGTAATTGGAATTGAAAATCACGTTGAATTAAAAACAAAGACAAAAATGTTTTCTTCTGGCGCAGTGAGTTATGGGGCTAAACCGAATAGTATGGTTAATCCAATGGATGTTGGGTATCCAGGAGTAATGCCAACAGTTAATAAAAAGGGAGTTGAGTTAGCGTTAATTGCTTGCCAAGCACTTAATTTGACAATTGATCCAGTCATTCAATTTGATCGTAAAAATTATTATTACCCTGATTTAGCAAAAGGTTTTCAAATTACGCAGCAATATTATCCAATTGGTCAAAATGGATATTTAACTATTATTGATGAGAATAATAAACCTTTTAAAGTAGAAATTGAACGTCTGCATATTGAAGAAGATACTGCTAAACAGTTGCATGAAGAAGACCAAACGTTATTAGACTATAATCGTGCTGGAATTGGTTTAATTGAAATTGTAACTCGCCCTGTATTACGGTCAGCGTTTCAAGTTCGTCAATATTTAGAAGCTTTACGTGAAATTTTAGTTTATACAAAAGTTAGTAATGCTAAAATGAATGAGGGTTCATTACGATGTGATGTTAACATTTCGTTACGTCCAATTGGTGTCAAAACATTTGGTTATAAGGTTGAATTAAAAAATCTTAATTCAATTGCAAATGTTGAAAAGGCAATTGAATATGAAATTACAAGACAAAGTGAACTTTTATTAATGGGAAAAAGAATTGAACAAGAAACACGCCGATTTGATGAAAAAACAAAAACAACGGTTTTAATGCGTCATAAAACTGATGCTATTGATTATAAATATTTTTCTGAACCAAATATTTTTCCAATTAAATTAGATCCAAATTGAATGACAAAAGTTCTTAAAAATATGCCAGAATTACCAGCTGTCAAACGTAAACGTTATTTATTAAAATTAAATTTAAAACCAGCTGATATTGAAATTATTTTACAAGATTATGCCTTAATGAATTTTTTTGAAGCAACAATTAAGTTATCACCACATTATGAAATGATTGCTCATTATTTAATTGGTGATATTAGTGCTTATTTAAATCAAAAAGGATTAACAATAAGTGAAACATCATTAACACCACAAAATTTAGTTGAAATGATTATGTTAATTAATAAAAATATAATTTCAAATAAACAAGCCAAAATAGTGTTACAACGAATTTTAAATGAAGATTGTGCTCCAACTAAAATTATTGCTGAATTAGGTTTAAAACAAATTATTGATCCAGTTGAAATTAAAACAATTATTGAGCCAGTTTTTAATGCTAATATAGCAATGCTAGAACAATATGAGCAACGGCCAGAACGAGTAATTAAGTTTTTTATGGGTGAATTAATGAAATTAACAAAAGGACAAGTTGCCCCAGAAATTGGCCAACAAGTAGTTATTGAATTAATTACAGTGAAACAAGGGAAATAA